The Sardina pilchardus chromosome 5, fSarPil1.1, whole genome shotgun sequence DNA window aaaaaaaaatgtgtgttgcATTTCATATTTCGAACGAATGTTTTGGTCTGCCATTCATGATTCAACCACAGACTGTAGCATACAACTCGAACAGAAAATTTGACCTTGGACCTCCGTTATTTAATTTAAGCGCGCGGCCATTCGATTTGGGCAACGCGTAGAACTCGCGAACGCGCAACGTAAGCTAATCCAAACAAATATGGCAGCCTGTGTCCTACGACGAGGGCTGCTATCTACATTTAGCAAACTCAATAGAAAACACACGAGTCGAATATTATGCGTTGACTTCAGCGACTTGCAGAGACGTAGGTTATTGTGCTCAACATGCAACGTATTCGACATACAGCAAAAACGGTTTATGTCATCACGGTGAGCAGTTGGTCTATTATGTCAGTTTACCtttgctagctaactagctcgCAACGAATAGCAGTTAACTAGCATGGTACACAATGTTATCGTCTGCTAAATATTTCCTGTCATTGAAAGAACTTATGCTGTGTGCCTGCTTGCCGTACGTTAAATGTGTATTTCCGATCGTTCTGAATGTAATGACACTCTTTGGTTTCTCAGCAACTGCACTGAATGTCAACTAGAGTATAGTTCGTATCGACTGGCTAACACCTTTCCCATGGCTAACACTAGCCATAAAGATAAAGCTAATTAGCTAGTTGCTGAATATTTTATAATATCAATAATTGATGATTTCGCTGTGAGGTCCAAGAGTTGGGATCCGAGAGGCCAGACATTGATACAGATCTTCAGTTAGTGTTACCTCACACTTGTGTAATTTAGTTTCAGCCAGTGATATGAATCAGTGATATCAATCAGCTAGCTAAGGTTAGCGTGCTAACGTTGACGTTGCATGGCTTTAGCCTCGACGTTAGAGCTATGTAACAAGACTTTGGTAACATGCTGTTGAATCTAATGTAGCATAGAACAGTAATGGATAGCTAATTATTTGGTGCAGCTTGCTAGACCGCTAGTGCATTCTCTTGCTCATCAATTTACCATGCTTTGCAGATCAAATGATTCGTTGTTCCAAGTTTCACAACATTGTTTCAACCGGTTatagtcatacaaatcaggctcAATTCGTTATGTCATGGCAGTTGTGGTGTGTGGGTAAAGTTGGAAGTTAACGCCCCCCTATTTTGGTATTGGCTGCACATGGCTTCTCCTTAACTCAGGGCTTGAAGAGACACAATGTGGAACCACCACAGAGAACATTTACATAACCTATGTTTGGGGAGGTGCGAAGTAGTCCCGCCTGTCAAAGACGCGAATCTGACAGCAACCTTATCAATCTCCAGAGATCACATGTGGGGTCTCCTGAGGCTGCATGGCTTTACAGTGTATGGTCCATGGCTCTACGTATAATGGTTTGTTCTCGTTTCAGCAATGCTTGGCTGTTGTTTATTGACAACGGGGCTGCCTCTACTGTAAACATGCTAAGATATTTAATCCATTCCATACCCTCCCCCTCATGACTCATGATCCTGTTTGATCTAATACGAAATATGTCCATCCTTTGCTATGTTCTTGGAGATTCTTGAAAAACAACAGAAGATTACATGATCTGGATGTAGGATTCATAAGATGACCTAAAGATAATAAATAGGCTTTAATCCAGCTTTCTATGAATGTGTCTTCTTTACATCATGCCAAAGCACTGATTGGTGTCCAATTGTCCTGGGAGCTACATGATCCAACAAGTATTTTCCTAACAtccttgttttttgtgtgtgtttttcttgtcttgactgttgtttgtgtggtgtgtttgtgtgttttgccctCTGTACTCTGTTGGTgttttgtgtggtgtttgtggtatctgtgtgtatgtgttgttggtGGGTAACAGGCCCGAGGGGAAGGTGCTGGAGACGGTAGGAGTATTTGAAGCGCCAAAGCAACACGGAAAATATGAAACTGGACAGGTATTGGGCTCACCTGCATTGCACGCTTTCTGATTTAGCTTTCAAGTCACTGAGTAGTTTGACTTAGTTGTAGATAAATCATCATAGTGTTTTAGCTTTAGTCACTATGATTTTGTCGTAATCTTAAAAGCagcctttatttgtgtgtgtgtgtctgtgtctgtgtctgtgtctgtgtctgtgtctgtgtctgtgtctgtgtctgtgtttgtgtgtgaataagaaCATGATAATcgtctttgtttgtgtatgcatctgtgtgtctggggcctgtactacgaagggagctcaacctacccacatgtaacccagggttactttgctaaaccggggttgacaaaacctggttatcttcattggtgttaatcggtactacgacgctgagtaagaagttgatttgttgaactggggttaacctcatcggagttggtgcgcgttcacataaaatgggcgggttgcagcgcaaatcatcacttttaatgatgacgcgatcacgttattttacggataagcaatgcgcaatgattataaaaagtgcgaggaattaaaacccactttactatACATTAAATAGCCTCcatcggcagcaaacaaagcaagacaaggctgttggcaacgtaggctattgcagatcggatatatgaaagtaaagttttatttcatgttccttaaatagcctatgtgttacgcaggattaatagcttgcggaatgtctgaaatgtgttgaaataaatacattttgagttcataagagtcctacagatgcaacacaattcatgccatgtatatgattaaatattaataggataattgaatgtttagccccattgactgatttagtgtatgcctatcctgtgaacattttagatggaacggcagtgccgctggcagcaggtgaaaatgaaactcaaaaacgttcagaaggtttataggcctagttatagcttgcattaatatgtcttaattatgaaaatattatattgccaatgctatagcctccactttgcctcgatcagctgacaaatgcaacgaattccctcggctgagaatgtataggctatctttcatagagaatattatatggagaaagattctggcggtctttaaaaagagaggcgcttacaatttgcgctccaataatgtatcttccaagtagcctacgtcgacattgtggggtgtggttaaccgcaaacctcgggttaaccaagatcataacctgctcggagcaggtttgagatgcagcgtaaattgccatggcagcatacctcggttaaaacctatccacctttcgtagtacggattaaccgggaagttacgccacacgtgatcaacttactctcgaagttacccagctaagccagtaaccccgcttcgtagtacaggcccctgatTGTTGATACACTACttgacatgtttttgttttgctctgcAGTTGTTCCTGCACAGTGTGTTTGGCTACAGGGGCATAGTGCTCTTTCCCTGGCATGCCCGCCTGTATGATCGAGATGTGTCACCACAAGCAGCTGAAAGGTGAGAACTCTCCTGTTTCCTCAGAGCGGCTACCTTTTACCCACATTCTATTTACAACATGGGTCtatatgcacatatacatgTTTCCATACCATTAGTAAAATAGGTctgtttttatatgtgtgtagaTGGATATATGGATAAGAAGAATTGTATTTCAAATTAAAGAGAATGTTATAGTCACAATTcaatttgtttgttatttttgtttattttctctagTAAGCCTGAACCTCCTGGAGCACATGGGTCTAAAGAAGtgaaagggaaaacacacacatactaccaaGTTTTGATAGACACTAGAGACTGTCCACACATAGTAAGTAAATCTGCTTTTGTCTTCACAGACATATAggcaaacatgtacacacaagcatacacccAAAAGCATCTCCACCTCTACAGATTTCCTAATCCACACATCCTGTGTTCAATTTGCAGTCTCAAAGATCACAGACTGAGGCAGTTACGTTTCTTGCCAATCATGATGATAGTCGAGCACTTTATGCTATTCCAGGTACGTTGAAATATCTTTCCTAATAGCAGCATTttcagcatgtgtttgtattggtTGATGTTTGTTACTGTAGggcaggcatggactggccatagggcataccgggcaatgcccggtgggccgacgcatatatttgggccgaggctgtcataatttactaataatgaaaaaaaaaaattaggctCATTTAGCGTACGGCCGcaacggtagcgaatcgcggcccattggttgactgccttaatggacattgggctagtccaatgacatctcaggcccctccctgtctcccacccggcctcatctccctcttgactggagttcgaccggagtttgagaccgtccgtaggctatatgaaaatgtacaaagacaaaccacaaaagcgcaagggtggcgcagagaagttgcgagataaaaggcaaaagcctacaagtggatgcagcaaaaatgtgctaaaattacagattttgccaccacaagttcaaacagggccgtcgacatagcagcagtgcagaagcagcaccgagtgcaCAGGCTTCAGAGAGGAACATGCAagtgtgcaacagagtagttacacagaggaaggagtagctattcaaattgattcggaggaggaggaagagagacgtgacccagcagggacagattgaggaggaggtcagaatagctactgtgagccaggtaagaagtagccgaaatgttggctgaactttttgggcgcacaacgaacaattaaaaatttgaaatctgcgactgctgcttccccttgcttcttttagatgtaaCCTGCCTGCTCTGTAGGATTAGGCACCCAGTTAAGAAAAACAAcgttttatagtgtgagcgcgtctttttgtgtggtttctgtgtaggcctacccctctcgcatgcatttgaactgcgatacccatcaaattaacgagttgtcggctcgccatcaaccttctgaaatcttaagacagtcacgattggtcacgaaattgttgtcaatcttgacgcagtacaacaataaaaactatcaaatttctttgcgcagacaagcagacacccatacacacagacacacagacatgcagtcagacgcatggaatgaaacaggaatggtaatagcccatggaattaacaatgaaaattttttgggatgtgtagcctatcttcactaaatagtatcaaggtgaattgttggctaaaactgtgcaaatgctcaacataaattatagcaggttttatttagtgaagcatttaatagcatatgatattttgtgcacaacctcatccttgctggtttaaaggttactctagtgtgtgtgtgtgtgtgtgtgtgtgtgtgtgtgtgtgtgtgtgtgtgtgtgtgtgtgtgtgtgtgtgtgtgtgtgtgtgtgtgtgtgtgtgtgtgtgtgtgtgtgtgtgtgtgtgtgtgtgtgtgtgtgtgtgtgtgtgtgtgtgtgtgtgtgtgtgtgtgtcagagagagagagagattataataataattaatatttttttagcaagggtaggctagtctactcgcttccatgcaggctactgctatgcggtttacttaaatatgttttacaagcaaaacagtgtgcacatgttttatcgtgtaaattatcatggtgggccactatggccaaaaatgcccgggccgttttttggtcccagtccagccctgctgTAGGGTATGTGTGTCTATTGTGTACCTATTATGCCATTTATTTGCTTTAATATGAATTCCATTGAcagtctttttttgttgttgttgtttctttttcaaATGAATGGAATCGGTTCATTTTAACAATGCAAATTCTTTTAAATGTAATATATCTTCCAACATCGTTTAATTTTTTGTGTCCTTTTCTATAGGTCTGGATTATGTTAGTCATGAAGATATTCTCCCTTACAACTCAACCGATCAAATTCCCATTCAGCATGAGCTATTTGAGCGATTCCTCATGTTCAACGCCGGCAAAGGTATGAAATATATGACTCAGTATTTTACCTAAAATGCATCATATTTTTCCAATATCCCTCCTTATGGAGCGCATAATTATAAAAGTACATACTCAGCGGAACAGTGGTGTCTTTGTTTGTAGCGGTTGTTTAGATAGCAAGTATTCCCATGGCACTGTGCTATAGAACTAAACAGATGTTCTTTGTGAttcgttgtgtggcagtgccccCCTTTGTTCCGAGAGACACGCTGCGGGCGTGGCAGGAGAAGAACCACCCCTGGCTGGAGCTGTCTGACGTGCACCGGGAGACCACAGAGAACATCCGCGTCACAGTCATCCCCTTCTACATGGGCATGAGGGTAGGTCTTGTCCCCTTCTACATGGGCATGAGGGCATGAGGGTAGGTCTTGTCCCCTTCTACATGGGCATGAGGGTAGGTCTTGTCCCCTTCTACGTGGGCATGAGGGTAGGTCTTGTCCCCTTCTACATGGGCATGAGGGTAGGTCTTGTGCCCTTCTACATGGGCATGAGGGTACGGTAATTTCCCAACTAAtagccgcggtttatacattgattttacaacATTTCTAATTAATACATGGTGGCAGTTGATATGGaattaatatagttttgttttttttaacttgcattttTTAACCGTTGATGTAATGAGGGGTGAAAATAGGTGAACCACCAGGGCAGCATTAAACTCCGAGTGTGGTAAACAAAATAGGATAGTTCAGGAGGTAAAAGCCCCGGTAAGAACCTAACCAAATCGAcgcacctatggctactgaaaaatgtaaggttaatttatcatcttattttgaagtattaaaaaaCAGCGTTGTTTTAGAATGAAAGGAGCGATAATTGGTGTCATTACGAATGGGCGATAAAGTTTGGTTATTTTGTCAGGTTGAGTGAAAAACTGTCAGAATTATCACAATCTTCTAGCAAAAAATAAATTTGTATTAATTTTTTACAGCAGCAAGCCATTCAGTTGTTATTCAGTGATTTTGCATCTTATTCCATTTGACACAGTGACCCGTAGGTCAATACTTTACTCTAAGTCTCACATTCAGATTAATATTCATGAGAAGGCAATGAGAGTTTTAAAGATTATTCCAGACTTGGAAAGTCAGAGCATTtgatcagagagggttaaagcaggtTACGGTAAATCGAGGATCTTTGGTTTGATCATGTTTTGGGCCAATTCATATATCGaggaatatcagggaatttgTTTGTAGCATATTCAAAATTTAGCTGTCATTTATCAAAAATAGTATATTCCATGTAGCACTAACTTCTCTTTTTTTGGTCCAATAAAGCTTGTTAAAGTCAGGGTAAAATTAAGGAACGTCACATTTAGGAACCCTGTCGGTTAGCCCATCATATGATGTAGTTGATATTAGCTCATTGTTTTCTTGCCTGTATATTCACTGTGCTATGTATAAAGCCATGTAAATAGTTCAGTTATGAAAAGCGTAGCAATGCAACTCATAGCATGCTTTGTCTTTATCCTCCAGGAAGCACAGACATCTCATGTTTACTGGGTAAGTCTTGTTTGTCACTAATTCCTCCTGTCCCAAATAGTGCATACCTGTGCCTTTTCACTCTGTAGGCCATAAAtgaatatgtaatatgtacaatATAATTGCCATTTCTGGTATTGCAAGAGACTAGTTGTTTAATGAACTCAACTGAAGTGTTAAAGAGTTCACCTATCTGTGCTTagctattgttgtgtgtgtgtgtgtgtgtgtgtgtgtgtgtgtgtgtacgctgttGCAGTGGCGTTACTGCATTCGGCTGGAGAACCTGGGCGATGAGGTGGTGCAGCTGCGAGAGCGCCACTGGAGGATTTTCAGCCTATCGGGCACACTGGAGACCGTCAGAGGCAGAGGGGTCGTAGGGAGGGTCAGTGGCCTTCCTCCGTCTGGGCTTAATGCATGAGAGTGTTGGAATCAGAACGAAgtgtttgtttatatatatattcatatgtaGTTTATGTCCTGACTATTGTCTGACTGTCTTAATTCATCTGTGGTATCAACATTACCATTCACAAGCAGAATTAGTCCTTAGAAAATGCTACTCCTATTTTTGTGTCTTGTTTAGTCTGAAGAATGAttttaaaaagagagaaagttgaCTGATGTATTTTCAGGGATCTGCACATACAATTGCTGACAGGACCTTTAATGAAAGAAACACTTCTGTCCACTGATGACATGTTTATGTTGCAGGAGCCTGTGTTATCCAAAGAGCAGCCAGCCTTTCAGTACAGCAGTCATGTTTCTCTCCAGGCCCCCAGTGGACATATGTGGTGAGTTGCATGGCCGGCGGATCcctctgtcttgtgtgtctcAAAATGTCTAGAAGCAGGGCAGCTCAGGCTACAAAAACATTGTTCAAAATGAAttcaaacatatactgtatatatatacatttatgtTAAGCAAAATTACTGGTGAACAGAACTGAAAAACCCTCACAATACAGAAACATTGCATTCACCTATTCActtcatttttataatttaacaTTTGTTTTACAGTTATTACTTGTTTTTTACTTAAAATAAACTTTTACGGTTAATTTCATACTTTGTAAAAATGGAAGAAGCTCCATTTTTAGAAATGTTGGGAAGTGTCATTCCCATGTGCAGACAGTGCCTTGCAAAAACAGTATACTACAGTGCCTTTAGTTATGTGTTGCCTCGCAACCTGAAATTTCAAAGGATATTTGGATAAAACAGACCTTGACTGTGTATAATTATTTATCTTAATATGTAATACTTTTAAGAGCAGCAATTACAGCCGCACGTCTCTTGAACATATCTCGCCACCAGGACGTTTACTCATTCTTCTGCCACTTTAGTCTGGCCTTTGACCAGGTAATGTCAGTAAATGTATGTAGTTCACCGCCTGAGTGTAGCCTTATCAGGCTCATTATTATGCTTAAGCTCATTGTCTGGCAGGAAGATAAGTCTCCATGTCCGTCtcatacagtcatggttgaaattgttggcacccatgctaaagttgactaaaaagaggaatatcacatcatcttttggaaattgattttaatggcttaagtaataaaattaggaaaaatcaaaccaaatcaccaattttctttgtgaatgaataatgtatcataaataaataaatgttcttcccaaaataccgaggtaaaaaatattggcacccctatgtaaccctatgggaatttaacacatagggttaacataggggcaggcagttttttatttttaaaggccacgtatttcatggatccaggatactatgcatcctgataaagttcccttggtctttagaactaaaattgacccacatcatcacacacccttcaccatacctagagataggcatggtgttttgttcagttttcttcagttagcctattagcctgtttgatgctcattgaactcaatgcaaatcaaacaagctaataggctaactgagcaaaactgaacaaaacaccatgcctatctctaggtatggtgaagggtgtgtgatgatgtgggtcaatctCAGGAATGAAGTCTGAAGTTTCCTTCAGACATTTCAATGAATTTAGTGCCATCCATAACCCATTCAAACAGACCGATATACCTCCCACCGGCCTTTTGgtgaaatctaaaaaaaaaaaaaagtaagtgatatttttatttttcctggtCACCCTTCTGATGGTCCTGTAGAAGGAGACTCCTATCTCAAGGAGTTTTTCTAACTCCTTTGGTCTCCtttttgcctctgatgaaaggGGATGTACACACCCGCGCCGACAGGAGTGTGGCGCACTCCGCTATCGACATTCGATTACTTCGATTCCATTATTATTAACACAACCCCGCACTCCAGCGTCAAACTCTGCCGCCACCTCTGTGTAGATTACGCTTTGTGTTTAGCTGAGTACCGCTCAAGAAAATCCATTGTGATGAAATGAACCAACTTCTATGTAGCCTAGTGATTTGCGTCGCCAATGTGAGCAGGGACAAGCAACATTTCCACTTGGAATGTGTTGCCACTGTCAATATGCACACTCCTTAATCCCTGTTCTGAGTTTTGGTGGACAGCTCTCCCTTGGCAGGCTTTTACACCCTTGAATTTGTAATAATGGATTGTAACCCAACCCTGATATATACTTCTCCAACACAGTTTCTGACCTGTTTGGGGTGCTTCTTGGTCCATATGGTGCCGTTTGCTTAGTGGTTTTGCTGACTCTAACCATGGGGTTTTAGAGAACAGATGTATACTCTTTACTGAGATTATGTGACCCTTAGATTGTCCACCGGTGGAATTGACTAATAATGTGACTTATAAAGGTAATTTGTAGCACACGATTTCATGTAGGAATTTCATACATGTATGCACCACTTtttaagtctttttttttttacgtttttGTTTCCCCCTCAGTTCACTGACGTTAATGCAATTGAAAATCATGTAAGTGACTGGTTGTAAAATAAAATAGGAAAAACACTTAGGCGGCgtttcacactgacacaccttTTTCACCTCCAGGTTTTCAAATACAATAGATTTCTTATGGAACGATGAGACGAACCGTTGCAATGTGCCCCAAGTTTTGAGGTTGCATTTTTTTCTCACTAATGGGTCGCTGCTTAACAGCCTGTCCCGGCTGTCAGCAAACTAGCTATTTAGCTAAATGGCACacaacatgtagcctacacaattaACCTCCTTCTTGTATGTTTTCAACACTCACTATTTTGGAATACTTTCTTTTTGGAGGTGAGGAAAGCGTGTCTGTTTGAGCGCTGCGTAAGGAGTGTGAAGAGCAAGGCACTGTACATTTATATTTTTACAGCTGTGTGACAGTTgcttgatctttttttttcccaatcTTTTTCCTCACTCAGTGAAATGTTGTTTAAATCATATACCAGTCTCTATCTGGTCAAAGTCCCAGTCAAAATCACTTTCCAATCACCTCATCCAAAATGGGGTCACCCTGAATGAAATGGAGCTGTCAAGAGAGAATTTCCTGGAATGCCACTGCTGTTGGTTAGAATTGAGTTTCTgtggaattaaaaaaaacaaagcagctAGTTCTTGAATATGTCTAAGTTTACACTTTTGGTATTTTCCATGGATAAAGGATGTTGTGTCTTAACCTGGATACTGGATGCTTGGATACTATGTTAATTTTACCAAACGGAGGTTTGAATAATGCATTGGAgtgccctttgtgtgtgtactgtagtattGACCTGTGTTCTAGACTCCTGTAGTCTGTAGTAGTGTGTAGTGAGCGGTATCTGGTCAGCTGCTGCGTCTCTGACGGCGCGTCTTCTGTGTGTCGCCCACCTGCAGGGGCTCCTACCGGCTTGAGAGGCCCAATGGCACCTTCTTCGATGTGCGCATCCCGCCCTTCTCGCTCGAAAGCAAGAAAGACGATACTCCCAACGGCTTCCTGCCAGGGCCCTTCACCTCACTGGCTTAAGGGCCGGCCAGAGCTGCCCCTtgctaccccccctcccacctccaccccaaacCCCACCTTACACTTTCATTCACCAGATACACCCCCAGCATACACCTCCACGTACTCCTCAGGCTTCCCTAACTCCTGatctatcttttcttttttaatcatATCTGCTTTTAAAAACAATCAGACCTATTGAGTTTCCCAATTTTAAGCTATATTCTGAGCCATAAAGATGCAGGTAGTCGGAGACAGGCAAGGACATTTTAAGATACATTTAGCTTAGTTATGTTTGAGACACACAGTCTCAGTTGAGAGGAAAGCTATTTAAGAAATGAAACAATCGTTACTTGACTATCCACAGTATTGTTTGTTAATATTAGGCAGTTAATAATATGTAACATCATAGTACATAATAGGGAAACTTATTTATTTTGGAGAAACAGCACTGTTGCAGTCATAATAATCTGTAATTATTCTAATGGATGTTGGATCTTTCTTTCATCTGGAGTGGCAGGTTATAGTAAACCTTGCCCGACCTAACTGCGTGTGCAGTTATGACGTCTTTAGTAATGTAGTGACCTCATGAAATGTCTGTACGCATTGCTAATGGCAATAGAGGAAATTAAGGTCAGTCTCTAAGGATTGCAGGCAGGATGTAgttgcttctttttttccctgcaaTTCTCCCTTCACCTTCTCTGTTTTAGGGTGCGTTTGTAAATTGCCACTCCGAGTGCTCCGAGCACACTTAACTGTTTGTAAATCTCAGAGTGAGTGCCCAGAGcgtgtcagattgaatttacaAACGCATCCTTAGTCTCTTCGCCTACCCAGTGACTAGGTCTTGTAACAATTTCCCTGATGAACCTTCTTTTAAATGAGATTATGGCAACGCTAACCCAGATGATGGTAATCAGACATCTTGATTGTGATGTCTTTTACCTTTCACCACATATCGAGCCACAGAATATGGCTACAGAATATGATATTCATAACTGAATGTGAGGGAATTTGTGTTGCATGTATGTTCGATTTTACTgtgaagtgtatgtgtgaatgacaAAGCACCTCCAGGAAGAGACTACCGTGTAATCTGATGGACATTGCATTGGAGAAGTGCTGTCaggaagccttttttttttttttttgaataagCTCAGATAGAGATGTGCAAATATCGTGCCATTTTTGTCATGCAGGTTTATAATATCATGCTTGAAGTTATTACATTTCCACCTAAAAAAACCTCGACTCTTAAGATTGGGAAGTGTTGCCACAGAGAAGCTGCTACAAGTTGCTACACAAATTACCccgatgatgatgatttttatgAACACACAATCTGCTGTCTCCAGCAGTTTCAACCGTTTTTGGCTCGAAAACTTTACCGATGGTGCTCACCTGTACTGTTTTCTTTCAATGGAATCACATAATCAGTAGTTTAGTAGTTTTAACACCTCCGACTGTCATGTACGGCCCATCATCTTTGCTTTCTGTAGCACTTTGTCAGCCTATTGAGGAAATACCGTATGCCACCAAATGATGTCTCCTTGAGATCCTCAGTGTACATTTTGTAATTTATACCTGTTGTGATATTTATGTTAAAATATACATGATATGATTGATGTAGGAAGTGTTACAACCCCGAGCTATTTTGTAGTCTTGATTTGCTGCTGTGGATGGGAGCGGATACCTGTCCTTGACCtggattgtttgtttttttttcctttgatttttttttttcttctctttttgtttgttttattgttttatttgatagGGAAATTCAACTGATGCTgaatgtgtctgaaagagatttGTGTAAGGCTCTTAAACTTTGAgcataataaaataaatcaaatagaAGTTAAAGTACTTGAGCTACGTTGTCATTTTCTCAAAGTGCTCccgaatttaaaaaaaaaaacaaatttcaTTTC harbors:
- the LOC134080082 gene encoding polymerase delta-interacting protein 2-like isoform X2, whose product is MAACVLRRGLLSTFSKLNRKHTSRILCVDFSDLQRRRLLCSTCNVFDIQQKRFMSSRPEGKVLETVGVFEAPKQHGKYETGQLFLHSVFGYRGIVLFPWHARLYDRDVSPQAAESKPEPPGAHGSKEVKGKTHTYYQVLIDTRDCPHISQRSQTEAVTFLANHDDSRALYAIPGLDYVSHEDILPYNSTDQIPIQHELFERFLMFNAGKVPPFVPRDTLRAWQEKNHPWLELSDVHRETTENIRVTVIPFYMGMREAQTSHVYWWRYCIRLENLGDEVVQLRERHWRIFSLSGTLETVRGRGVVGREPVLSKEQPAFQYSSHVSLQAPSGHMWGTFRVERSNGLHVDISVPSFSLESSSSKDDKRPPFWLVK
- the LOC134080082 gene encoding polymerase delta-interacting protein 2-like isoform X1 produces the protein MAACVLRRGLLSTFSKLNRKHTSRILCVDFSDLQRRRLLCSTCNVFDIQQKRFMSSRPEGKVLETVGVFEAPKQHGKYETGQLFLHSVFGYRGIVLFPWHARLYDRDVSPQAAESKPEPPGAHGSKEVKGKTHTYYQVLIDTRDCPHISQRSQTEAVTFLANHDDSRALYAIPGLDYVSHEDILPYNSTDQIPIQHELFERFLMFNAGKVPPFVPRDTLRAWQEKNHPWLELSDVHRETTENIRVTVIPFYMGMREAQTSHVYWWRYCIRLENLGDEVVQLRERHWRIFSLSGTLETVRGRGVVGREPVLSKEQPAFQYSSHVSLQAPSGHMWGSYRLERPNGTFFDVRIPPFSLESKKDDTPNGFLPGPFTSLA
- the LOC134080082 gene encoding polymerase delta-interacting protein 2-like isoform X3, producing the protein MAACVLRRGLLSTFSKLNRKHTSRILCVDFSDLQRRRLLCSTCNVFDIQQKRFMSSRPEGKVLETVGVFEAPKQHGKYETGQLFLHSVFGYRGIVLFPWHARLYDRDVSPQAAESKPEPPGAHGSKEVKGKTHTYYQVLIDTRDCPHISQRSQTEAVTFLANHDDSRALYAIPGLDYVSHEDILPYNSTDQIPIQHELFERFLMFNAGKVPPFVPRDTLRAWQEKNHPWLELSDVHRETTENIRVTVIPFYMGMREAQTSHVYWWRYCIRLENLGDEVVQLRERHWRIFSLSGTLETVRGRGVVGREPVLSKEQPAFQYSSHVSLQAPSGHMWGTFSFQKPNGEMFDVAIPSFSLDSHGHRDSPYSFLF